One Gordonia sp. SID5947 genomic region harbors:
- a CDS encoding ATP-dependent helicase, which yields MPRKASVLDRFTAPTRRWFTGAFEEPTAAQSGAWSSIADGHNTLVIAPTGSGKTLSAFLWALDRLAAERDRRHGTRVVYISPLKALAVDVERNLRAPLTGITRAAQELDLPEPAITVGVRSGDTPPAQRRSLVKTPPDILITTPESLYLMLTSAARETLRDVEAVIVDEVHAVAATKRGTHLALTLERLDELLDTPAQRIGLSATVRPPDVVAGFLSGAAPCRVVKPAATKTFDLRVDVPVEDMANIPAPETSDELDDAFSPTAGSLWPYVETSIVDLIEKNRATIVFANSRRLAERLTARLNEIRAERTGTAGGPPPPNPGVAGGAPAFIMASGSSAGSEPTLARAHHGSVSKEQRAQIEDDLKAGRLACVVATSSLELGIDMGAVDLVIQVEAPPSVANGLQRIGRAGHQVGEISQGVLYPKHRTDLIHCTVTVERMLDGAIEELRVPQNPLDILAQQTIAAAAIDDLDVDHWFDVVRRAAPYRELGRQVFDATLDLIAGRFPSDEFAELRPRVTWDREAGTLAGRRGAQRLAVTSGGSIPDRGMFGVFMVGEKSTRVGELDEEMVYESRVGDVFALGATSWRIEDITHDRVLVSPAYGQPGRLPFWIGDSIGRPAELGAAIGKFTGAVADPDTLVEHAERLGLTEFARDNLAALIAEQREATGHLPTDRTLVVERFRDELGDWRLILHSPYGLRVHAPWASAISARLQETLGIEGATTASDDGIIVRLPDTDDDPPGTGVFVIEPDDIEQLVTDALADSSMFASRFRECAARALLLPRRDPGRRAPLWQQRQRSAQLLSVASKFPDFPIVLEAVRECLQDVYDLPALVDLLTRIRQRRIRVVETETASPSPFAASMLFGYVGAFMYADDAPLAERRAAALSLDTSLLAQLLGRVDLRELLDPAVIAEVTTRLQRLSPDRQARDAEDLVDLLRWLGPLSTAEVAERYRGDASALDHLTDLHRTGQIISVNHGGRPLWAAIDDTARLRDALGVPAPMGIPAAYLEPVPDPVGDLVGRYARTHGPFTVTEAAQALGMAVAVVRDTLIRLAADRRVVEGDFLPDVEPAGGHRATQWCHADVLGQIRRGSLAASRAEVAPVGTDVLARFLASWQHATADDQLSGVDGVATVVDQLAGYPLPASAWESLILPARIRDYLPAMLDELLSSGEVIWSGHGRIGNSDGWIALHPADVAPLTLPPPDEIDTTALLAEVARVLGPGGALRFAQVADAVDAENSTPVPVSDVEAALWDLVWAGRISNDSFAPVRAMIQPRRSASASRSTPAHRSRGRAPRLRAQRRSSRYLAEHTTGRTVAPTAGGRWFTLARLDPDPTVATQATCEQLLARYGVITRGSVAGEDIEGGFARIYKALTVFEDNGQVRRGYYVDGLGGAQFASPATVDDLRRHALVDRRSASPALVLASNDPANPFGAALEWPSSISEEVGHRPGRKPGSLVVLVDGSLAVFVERGGKTLLTFTESAPALEAAAGALATLVRSGRMSRLMIDQIDSRPALRSDFASTLVTAGFATTPRGLRMRYGQHA from the coding sequence GTGCCCCGAAAGGCCTCCGTACTCGACCGCTTCACCGCCCCGACCCGGCGGTGGTTCACGGGTGCCTTCGAGGAGCCGACAGCGGCGCAGTCGGGTGCCTGGTCATCCATCGCAGACGGTCACAACACGCTGGTCATCGCACCGACCGGGTCGGGCAAGACACTCTCGGCCTTCCTGTGGGCACTGGACCGTCTGGCCGCGGAGCGCGATCGCAGGCACGGCACACGCGTCGTGTACATCTCGCCACTGAAGGCGCTCGCGGTCGACGTCGAGCGCAATCTGCGAGCACCGCTCACCGGCATCACCCGCGCAGCCCAGGAACTCGATCTGCCCGAACCCGCCATCACCGTAGGGGTCCGATCGGGCGACACGCCCCCCGCTCAGCGCCGATCGCTGGTCAAGACGCCGCCGGACATCCTCATCACCACACCGGAATCGCTCTACCTCATGCTCACGTCGGCGGCCCGCGAGACGTTGAGGGACGTCGAGGCGGTGATCGTCGACGAGGTCCATGCCGTCGCGGCCACCAAGCGCGGGACGCATCTCGCGCTCACCCTCGAACGCCTCGACGAACTGCTCGACACGCCTGCTCAGCGGATCGGGCTGTCGGCGACGGTCCGGCCCCCCGACGTGGTCGCCGGTTTTCTCAGCGGTGCGGCCCCGTGCCGGGTGGTGAAACCCGCCGCCACCAAGACCTTCGATCTGCGTGTCGACGTCCCCGTCGAGGACATGGCGAACATCCCCGCTCCCGAGACCTCCGACGAACTCGACGATGCGTTCTCGCCGACCGCCGGTTCGCTGTGGCCATATGTGGAGACATCGATCGTCGACCTGATCGAGAAGAATCGGGCCACGATCGTCTTCGCCAACTCGCGACGGCTGGCCGAGCGCCTGACCGCCCGCCTCAACGAGATCCGCGCCGAGCGCACCGGCACCGCCGGCGGGCCACCACCGCCGAATCCGGGCGTCGCGGGGGGTGCCCCGGCGTTCATCATGGCCAGCGGGTCGAGTGCCGGGTCCGAGCCGACACTGGCGCGCGCCCACCACGGCTCGGTCAGCAAGGAGCAACGCGCGCAGATCGAGGACGACCTCAAGGCGGGGCGGCTCGCGTGTGTGGTGGCCACCAGTTCACTCGAACTCGGCATCGACATGGGCGCCGTCGACCTCGTCATCCAGGTCGAGGCTCCCCCTTCGGTGGCGAACGGGTTGCAGCGCATCGGTCGCGCCGGACATCAGGTCGGCGAGATCTCGCAGGGGGTGCTGTATCCGAAGCACCGCACCGATCTCATCCACTGCACGGTCACCGTGGAGCGGATGCTCGACGGTGCGATCGAGGAACTCCGGGTCCCACAGAATCCCCTCGACATCCTCGCGCAGCAGACGATCGCAGCCGCGGCCATCGACGATCTCGACGTCGATCACTGGTTCGACGTGGTCCGCCGCGCCGCGCCGTACCGTGAACTCGGGCGCCAGGTCTTCGACGCCACCCTCGACCTGATCGCTGGGAGATTCCCGTCGGACGAGTTCGCCGAGTTGCGTCCCCGGGTCACCTGGGACCGGGAGGCGGGCACCCTCGCCGGACGGCGGGGCGCACAGCGACTCGCTGTGACGTCGGGTGGTTCGATCCCCGACCGCGGCATGTTCGGCGTGTTCATGGTGGGTGAGAAATCCACGCGTGTCGGCGAACTGGACGAGGAGATGGTCTACGAGTCGCGCGTGGGCGACGTCTTCGCACTGGGAGCCACCAGTTGGCGGATCGAGGACATCACCCACGACCGCGTGCTCGTGTCTCCCGCCTACGGTCAGCCCGGCCGTCTCCCGTTCTGGATCGGGGACAGCATCGGTCGCCCTGCCGAACTCGGCGCCGCCATCGGCAAGTTCACCGGCGCCGTCGCCGATCCCGACACCCTGGTCGAGCACGCCGAGCGTCTGGGACTCACCGAATTCGCCCGGGACAACCTGGCCGCCCTGATCGCGGAGCAGCGTGAGGCAACCGGGCACCTGCCCACCGACCGCACTCTCGTCGTCGAACGCTTCCGCGACGAGTTGGGCGACTGGCGACTGATCCTGCACTCCCCGTACGGCTTACGCGTGCACGCTCCGTGGGCCAGCGCGATCTCGGCGCGCCTGCAGGAAACACTGGGTATCGAGGGGGCGACCACCGCATCCGACGACGGCATCATCGTGCGACTGCCCGACACCGACGACGATCCGCCGGGGACGGGGGTGTTCGTCATCGAACCGGACGACATCGAACAGCTCGTCACCGACGCCCTCGCCGATTCGTCGATGTTCGCCTCGCGCTTCCGCGAATGCGCCGCGCGCGCCCTCCTGCTCCCCAGACGCGACCCCGGCCGTCGCGCCCCGTTGTGGCAACAACGTCAGCGGAGTGCCCAGTTGCTCTCCGTCGCATCGAAGTTCCCCGACTTCCCGATCGTGTTGGAGGCGGTGCGCGAGTGCTTGCAGGACGTCTATGACCTGCCTGCCCTCGTCGATCTGCTCACCCGAATCCGGCAGCGTCGCATCCGGGTCGTCGAAACCGAGACGGCCAGTCCGTCGCCGTTCGCCGCGTCGATGCTGTTCGGTTACGTCGGCGCCTTCATGTACGCCGACGACGCGCCGCTGGCCGAGCGGCGCGCCGCGGCCCTCTCCTTGGACACCAGCCTGCTGGCGCAACTGCTGGGGCGCGTCGATCTCCGGGAACTTCTCGACCCGGCGGTGATCGCCGAGGTCACCACGCGGCTGCAGCGTCTGTCCCCCGACCGTCAGGCCCGCGACGCCGAGGATCTCGTCGATCTGCTGCGGTGGCTGGGCCCGCTGAGCACCGCGGAGGTCGCCGAACGCTACCGCGGCGACGCCTCGGCGCTCGATCATCTGACCGACCTTCACCGGACCGGCCAGATCATCTCCGTCAATCATGGTGGGCGGCCATTGTGGGCGGCGATCGACGACACCGCACGACTGCGTGACGCCCTGGGCGTGCCCGCGCCGATGGGGATCCCGGCCGCCTATCTCGAACCCGTACCCGACCCGGTCGGCGACCTGGTCGGTCGTTACGCACGCACCCACGGGCCGTTCACGGTCACCGAGGCCGCACAGGCGTTGGGGATGGCCGTGGCGGTGGTCCGTGACACGCTGATCCGGCTGGCCGCCGACCGGCGGGTGGTGGAAGGCGACTTCCTCCCGGACGTCGAGCCGGCCGGAGGCCACCGCGCCACGCAGTGGTGCCACGCCGACGTCCTCGGTCAGATCCGGCGTGGTTCCCTGGCGGCCAGCCGGGCCGAGGTGGCTCCGGTGGGAACCGACGTCCTGGCACGATTCCTGGCGTCATGGCAGCACGCGACGGCCGATGACCAGCTCAGCGGCGTCGACGGTGTGGCGACGGTCGTCGATCAGCTCGCCGGATACCCGCTCCCGGCGTCCGCGTGGGAGTCGCTGATCCTGCCTGCCCGGATCCGGGATTACCTGCCCGCCATGCTCGACGAACTTCTCAGCTCCGGCGAGGTGATCTGGTCCGGGCATGGCCGCATCGGCAATTCCGACGGATGGATCGCTCTGCACCCGGCAGACGTGGCGCCCCTGACATTGCCCCCGCCGGACGAGATCGACACCACTGCACTCCTCGCCGAGGTCGCTCGGGTCCTCGGTCCCGGCGGCGCCCTCCGGTTCGCCCAGGTCGCCGACGCCGTCGACGCCGAGAACTCGACCCCGGTCCCGGTTTCCGACGTGGAGGCCGCACTGTGGGATCTCGTCTGGGCAGGGCGGATCAGCAACGACTCGTTCGCGCCGGTACGCGCGATGATCCAGCCGAGACGCAGCGCGTCCGCGTCGAGATCGACACCCGCACACCGGTCACGCGGTCGTGCGCCGCGTCTGCGAGCCCAGCGTCGGTCGTCGCGCTATCTCGCAGAACACACCACCGGACGCACGGTCGCCCCGACCGCGGGTGGCCGGTGGTTCACCCTCGCCCGGCTCGATCCCGATCCGACGGTCGCGACCCAGGCGACCTGTGAGCAACTCCTGGCGCGTTACGGCGTCATCACCCGCGGCAGCGTCGCCGGTGAGGACATCGAGGGAGGATTTGCCCGGATCTACAAGGCCCTCACCGTGTTCGAAGACAACGGCCAGGTCCGGCGCGGTTACTACGTGGACGGCCTCGGCGGTGCCCAGTTCGCGTCGCCGGCCACCGTCGACGATCTACGGCGGCACGCCCTCGTCGACCGCCGCAGTGCGAGTCCCGCTCTCGTCCTGGCGTCGAACGACCCCGCCAACCCTTTCGGCGCCGCTCTGGAATGGCCCTCGTCCATCTCCGAGGAGGTCGGACACCGGCCCGGACGCAAGCCCGGCTCTCTCGTCGTCCTCGTCGACGGCTCTCTGGCCGTATTCGTCGAGCGGGGCGGCAAGACCCTGTTGACGTTCACCGAATCGGCGCCGGCGCTCGAGGCCGCCGCAGGCGCCCTCGCGACACTCGTGCGCTCAGGTCGCATGTCGCGGTTGATGATCGATCAGATCGATTCCCGGCCGGCGTTGCGGTCCGACTTCGCAAGTACCCTGGTGACCGCCGGTTTCGCGACCACCCCGCGCGGGCTCCGGATGCGCTACGGCCAGCATGCCTGA
- a CDS encoding Fpg/Nei family DNA glycosylase has protein sequence MPEGDTVFATAERLRKALAGRQLSYTQFRVPRLATTDLSGRRVVSVRSRGKHLLIDVEGPDETRPDVGAVSIHSHLKMEGAWHVHPLGRRWRRPGFQARVVLRTDVAEAVGFELGILELSADPDAALDHLGPDLLADDWDPDEAIRRIRECPDDPIGAVLLDQRLLAGIGNVYRSEICFLRGMLPTRAVRDADVPATVDLSRRLLWANRSRTDRTTTGKTAPNARLWVYGRRGQLCRRCRTPIERGHLGSIGDDRVIYYCPGCQT, from the coding sequence ATGCCTGAGGGTGACACCGTTTTCGCAACGGCCGAACGACTTCGAAAAGCACTGGCGGGCAGGCAATTGTCGTATACACAGTTCCGCGTCCCCCGGTTGGCCACCACAGATCTGTCCGGCCGCCGCGTCGTGTCGGTGCGATCGAGAGGTAAGCACCTCCTCATCGATGTCGAGGGTCCCGACGAGACTCGACCGGATGTGGGTGCGGTGAGCATCCATTCGCACCTCAAGATGGAAGGTGCCTGGCACGTACACCCGCTCGGCCGCCGGTGGCGGCGACCAGGTTTCCAGGCGCGCGTCGTGCTCCGGACCGACGTGGCCGAGGCGGTGGGCTTCGAGCTGGGCATCCTCGAGTTGTCGGCCGACCCGGACGCGGCGCTCGATCACCTCGGTCCCGACCTGCTCGCCGACGACTGGGATCCGGACGAAGCCATCCGTCGTATCCGCGAGTGTCCCGACGATCCGATCGGCGCCGTCTTACTCGACCAGCGTCTCCTGGCGGGCATCGGCAACGTCTATCGCAGTGAGATCTGCTTCCTGCGCGGCATGCTGCCGACACGGGCGGTGCGCGATGCCGATGTGCCCGCGACCGTCGATCTGAGCAGACGACTGCTCTGGGCCAACCGATCACGCACCGACCGCACGACCACCGGAAAGACAGCGCCCAACGCCCGACTGTGGGTATACGGCCGGCGCGGCCAATTGTGCCGTCGATGCCGAACGCCGATCGAGCGAGGTCATCTCGGCTCGATCGGCGATGATCGCGTGATCTACTACTGCCCAGGTTGTCAGACCTGA
- a CDS encoding pyridoxamine 5'-phosphate oxidase family protein, giving the protein MVENVVQVLTDDEAWELLATVELGRIAVSVNGQPDIFPVNFHAGEGRIVFRTGEGTKLSEIAVNENVAFEADDHTALRGWSIVAKGAARVLVSTHDIAAADELPLRPWTPTVKYNYVVISVDEISGRRFLFGPEPERYPV; this is encoded by the coding sequence ATGGTCGAGAATGTCGTGCAGGTGCTCACCGACGACGAGGCCTGGGAACTTCTCGCGACCGTCGAACTCGGTCGGATCGCGGTGAGCGTCAACGGTCAACCCGACATCTTCCCGGTCAACTTCCACGCCGGTGAGGGGCGGATCGTCTTCCGCACAGGGGAGGGCACCAAGCTCTCCGAGATCGCGGTCAACGAGAACGTCGCCTTCGAAGCCGACGACCACACCGCACTGAGGGGTTGGAGCATCGTCGCAAAAGGTGCTGCACGCGTGTTGGTTTCGACACATGACATCGCCGCCGCAGATGAGTTGCCCTTACGTCCGTGGACTCCCACGGTGAAGTACAACTACGTCGTGATCTCGGTAGACGAGATCAGCGGAAGGCGCTTTCTGTTCGGTCCTGAGCCGGAACGGTATCCGGTCTGA
- a CDS encoding glycerol-3-phosphate dehydrogenase/oxidase, with protein MNTEFNPDRPADMGPLYRVEAWRRLTSEQFDLVVIGGGVVGVGAALDAATRGLRVALVEARDIASGTSSRSSKMFHGGLRYLEQLEFGLVREALRERELSLRLLAPHLVKPLPFLYPLTRRVWERPYVGAGIFLYDQMGGSKSVPGQSHVTRSGALRVAPALKRNSLIGGIRYYDTVVDDARHSLTVARTAANYGAVIRTSTQVVGFLREADRVLGVRIRDSETGEIGEVRGHCVINAAGVWTDEVQALSKQRGHFKVRASKGVHIVVPRDRIVSETAIILRTTNSVLFVIPWETHWIIGTTDTDWNLDLAHPAATRADIDYILERVNEVLVTKLTHGDIEGVYAGLRPLLAGEDDETSKLSREHAVAIVAPGLVSIAGGKYTTYRVMAADAVDACTDFIPTRVAPSITERVPLLGADGYFALINQCEHLGRRFGLHPYRIRRLLNRYGSLIDDVLFYADAEPSLLRPIAAAPQYLRVEVVYAAVDEAALHLEDVLARRTRIAIEYPHRGVDCAQEVADLLAPILGWSDEDTAFEVATYIARVEAEIASQQQPDDDSADALRAAAPEARPEILEPVPVPD; from the coding sequence ATGAACACCGAGTTCAACCCAGATCGACCTGCGGATATGGGTCCGCTCTACCGGGTCGAGGCATGGCGCCGACTGACCAGTGAACAGTTCGATCTCGTCGTCATCGGGGGCGGGGTGGTCGGGGTGGGGGCGGCACTCGACGCTGCGACCCGGGGCCTTCGCGTCGCCCTGGTCGAAGCCCGTGACATCGCTTCGGGCACGTCGAGTCGGTCGTCGAAGATGTTCCACGGCGGCCTCCGGTACCTCGAACAACTCGAGTTCGGCCTTGTGCGTGAAGCGCTTCGGGAACGAGAGCTGTCGCTGCGGCTCCTCGCGCCGCATCTGGTGAAGCCATTGCCGTTCCTCTACCCGCTGACCCGCCGGGTGTGGGAACGGCCGTATGTGGGCGCGGGAATCTTCCTGTACGACCAGATGGGCGGTTCGAAATCTGTTCCCGGACAAAGTCATGTGACGCGATCCGGGGCTCTGCGGGTGGCGCCGGCCCTGAAGCGGAACTCGTTGATCGGCGGCATCCGGTACTACGACACCGTGGTCGACGATGCCCGCCACAGTCTCACTGTCGCACGAACCGCGGCCAACTACGGCGCGGTGATACGGACCTCCACCCAGGTCGTCGGATTCCTGCGGGAGGCAGATCGTGTCCTCGGAGTGCGAATCCGCGATTCGGAGACCGGAGAGATCGGTGAAGTGCGCGGGCACTGCGTGATCAATGCCGCGGGGGTCTGGACCGACGAGGTCCAGGCGCTCTCGAAACAGCGGGGCCACTTCAAGGTTCGCGCCTCCAAGGGGGTGCACATCGTGGTGCCCCGGGATCGCATCGTGAGCGAGACCGCGATCATTCTCCGTACCACCAATTCGGTGCTCTTCGTCATCCCGTGGGAGACACACTGGATCATCGGGACCACCGACACCGACTGGAATCTCGATCTCGCCCATCCGGCCGCCACCCGAGCCGACATCGACTACATCCTCGAACGGGTCAACGAGGTGCTGGTCACCAAGCTCACCCACGGCGACATCGAGGGCGTGTATGCCGGCCTGCGCCCGTTGCTCGCCGGCGAGGACGACGAGACATCGAAACTCTCCCGCGAACATGCGGTGGCGATCGTCGCGCCCGGGCTGGTGTCCATCGCCGGCGGCAAGTACACGACCTATCGGGTGATGGCCGCCGATGCCGTCGACGCCTGCACCGACTTCATCCCCACTCGGGTCGCGCCGTCGATCACCGAACGGGTTCCGTTGCTCGGCGCCGACGGATATTTCGCGCTGATCAATCAGTGCGAGCACCTCGGTCGTCGATTCGGGTTGCATCCTTATCGGATCCGGCGCCTCCTGAACCGCTACGGGTCGCTCATCGACGATGTGCTGTTCTACGCCGACGCAGAGCCCTCACTGTTGCGGCCGATCGCCGCGGCGCCGCAGTACCTGCGCGTGGAGGTCGTCTATGCGGCAGTCGACGAGGCAGCTCTGCACCTCGAGGACGTGCTGGCGCGTCGGACGCGGATCGCCATCGAGTATCCGCACCGCGGAGTTGATTGCGCGCAGGAGGTGGCCGATCTGCTCGCACCGATCCTGGGTTGGTCGGATGAGGATACGGCTTTCGAGGTCGCCACCTACATCGCCCGCGTCGAGGCCGAGATCGCTTCACAGCAACAGCCCGACGACGATTCCGCTGACGCCTTGCGCGCCGCTGCACCGGAAGCGCGACCCGAGATCCTCGAGCCGGTACCGGTGCCGGACTGA
- the glpK gene encoding glycerol kinase GlpK: MPPRATLSVVGSASTYVAAIDQGTTSTRAMIFDRQGRVISSEQIEHEQVFPQAGWVEHDAAEIWRNTRRVAAAALASADLKHGDIAACGLTNQRETTLIWDRETGEPIHHAIVWQDTRTNDLCGTLAGDAGMDRYRDRTGLPLSTYFAGPKVRWLLDHVDGARRRAEAGELCFGTMDSWITWNMTGGRDGGLHITDVTNASRTMLMDLRTLAWDEEICAEMGIPMSLLPEIRSSSEVYGPLREHGSLPGVPLAGILGDQQAATFGQACLNPGEAKNTYGTGNFLLLNTGTEPVFSNHGLLTTVCYRIGDQDARYALEGSIAVTGSLVQWLRDNLGLIGHAHEIESLAASVEDNGGAYFVPAFSGLFAPRWRPDARGVIVGLTRFVNKGHLARAALEASAFQTREVIEAMQADSGVELSTLKVDGGMVVNDLLMQFQADILDVPVVRPVVNETTALGAAYAAGLAVGYWESEDEIRANWAQDKRWEPRMAADDRARLYDGWNRAVGHSFDLA; this comes from the coding sequence ATGCCACCGCGTGCGACACTGTCCGTCGTGGGTAGTGCAAGCACATACGTCGCCGCCATCGACCAGGGCACCACGTCCACCCGGGCGATGATCTTCGACCGGCAGGGCCGCGTGATCAGTTCCGAGCAGATCGAACACGAGCAGGTGTTCCCGCAGGCAGGTTGGGTCGAACACGACGCCGCCGAGATCTGGCGCAACACCCGTCGCGTGGCCGCCGCCGCACTGGCGTCGGCGGATCTGAAACATGGCGACATCGCGGCCTGCGGACTGACCAACCAACGTGAGACAACTCTCATCTGGGACCGGGAGACCGGCGAGCCGATTCACCACGCCATCGTCTGGCAGGACACCCGTACCAATGATCTCTGCGGAACGCTGGCAGGCGACGCCGGCATGGATCGTTACCGCGACCGCACCGGACTGCCGCTGTCGACATACTTCGCCGGACCGAAGGTGCGGTGGCTGCTCGATCATGTCGACGGCGCCCGTCGGCGCGCAGAAGCAGGTGAACTGTGCTTCGGCACAATGGATTCGTGGATCACGTGGAACATGACCGGCGGGCGTGACGGCGGGCTGCACATCACCGACGTCACCAACGCGTCGCGGACGATGTTGATGGATCTGCGCACCCTGGCCTGGGACGAGGAGATCTGCGCCGAGATGGGCATCCCGATGTCCCTGTTGCCCGAGATCCGTAGTTCATCGGAGGTCTACGGCCCGCTGCGCGAACACGGTTCCCTGCCCGGCGTACCGTTGGCCGGCATCCTGGGCGATCAGCAGGCCGCCACGTTCGGACAGGCCTGCCTGAATCCCGGCGAGGCCAAGAACACCTACGGCACCGGCAATTTCCTCCTGCTCAACACCGGCACCGAACCGGTGTTCAGCAACCACGGGTTGCTCACCACGGTCTGCTATCGGATCGGCGACCAGGACGCACGTTATGCGCTCGAGGGCTCGATCGCCGTGACGGGATCGCTGGTGCAGTGGCTGCGCGACAATCTCGGTCTCATCGGCCACGCCCACGAGATCGAATCGCTCGCCGCGTCGGTGGAGGACAACGGTGGCGCCTACTTCGTGCCGGCGTTCTCCGGGCTGTTCGCGCCGCGCTGGCGCCCCGATGCCCGCGGGGTGATCGTCGGCCTGACGCGCTTCGTCAACAAAGGACATCTCGCGCGAGCCGCCTTGGAGGCCAGCGCCTTTCAGACCCGCGAGGTCATCGAAGCGATGCAGGCCGACTCCGGCGTCGAGCTCTCCACCCTCAAGGTCGACGGCGGGATGGTGGTCAACGACCTGCTGATGCAGTTCCAGGCCGACATCCTCGATGTCCCGGTGGTGCGGCCCGTGGTCAACGAGACCACCGCTCTCGGCGCCGCGTACGCCGCCGGACTGGCGGTCGGTTATTGGGAATCCGAGGACGAGATCCGCGCGAACTGGGCGCAGGACAAGCGCTGGGAGCCCCGGATGGCGGCCGACGACCGCGCCCGCCTGTACGACGGGTGGAATCGCGCGGTGGGCCACAGTTTCGACCTCGCCTGA
- a CDS encoding LLM class flavin-dependent oxidoreductase, translating into MAPTTTSPSFGIMTAPMQVGYDDIQRVWREADQVSAIDHAWLFDHLMPIGGDPDGPIFEGWTLLSALAAQTERLRLGILVSSNRFRPPAMLAKIATTVDVVSGGRLDFGIGAGSRPSVPQARREYDAHGLPYHDAAHAVANLSEACTVIRRLWSEDEPFEVDGEHMHLTGAFGNPKPVQTPYPPIVIGGRSAQTLRVVAEHADIWNIPGGDIEDAVERSALVDRFCVEIGRDPATVTRSIALSVSYDRPDATRVEIIEALEAGFSHVVLMLPSPYPDRVAHWVADELISAVA; encoded by the coding sequence ATGGCTCCCACCACCACATCCCCGAGTTTCGGGATCATGACCGCGCCGATGCAGGTCGGCTACGACGACATCCAGCGTGTGTGGCGCGAGGCCGATCAGGTCTCCGCGATCGACCACGCATGGCTCTTCGATCACCTGATGCCGATCGGCGGCGACCCGGACGGCCCGATTTTCGAGGGGTGGACACTTCTCTCGGCGCTGGCCGCGCAGACCGAACGGCTTCGTCTGGGAATCTTGGTGAGCAGCAACAGATTCCGCCCTCCTGCGATGCTCGCCAAGATCGCGACCACGGTCGACGTGGTGTCGGGCGGCCGCCTCGATTTCGGGATCGGTGCCGGATCACGGCCGAGTGTTCCGCAGGCCCGGCGGGAGTACGACGCCCACGGACTGCCGTATCACGATGCGGCACATGCCGTGGCGAATCTGTCCGAGGCGTGCACCGTCATCCGGCGCCTGTGGAGCGAGGACGAACCGTTCGAGGTCGATGGTGAGCACATGCATCTGACGGGAGCGTTCGGCAATCCGAAGCCGGTCCAGACCCCGTACCCGCCCATCGTCATCGGGGGACGGTCGGCGCAGACGCTGCGGGTGGTCGCCGAACACGCCGACATCTGGAACATCCCCGGCGGTGACATCGAGGACGCCGTCGAGCGCAGCGCGCTGGTCGACCGATTCTGTGTCGAGATCGGGCGCGATCCGGCGACCGTCACCCGGTCGATCGCCCTGTCGGTCTCCTACGACCGCCCCGACGCGACCCGCGTCGAGATCATCGAGGCGCTCGAAGCAGGGTTCTCACATGTCGTCCTCATGTTGCCGTCCCCGTACCCGGACCGCGTGGCGCACTGGGTCGCCGACGAACTGATCAGCGCCGTGGCGTGA
- a CDS encoding TetR/AcrR family transcriptional regulator translates to MGSTPRSGGSEQGRRAPSRKRADARRNEQALLEAAAAAFVESGVEAPVREIADRAGVGMGTIYRHFPTRADLVIAVYQHQVEACAHAGPTLMATATSPYRALTEWVELFVDFLTTKHGLAAALRSDIARFQTLHTYFLDRLLPVCGELLDSAAAAGEIRTDITALEFLRGIGNLCIGGDENYDARRLVALLVAGLHTAR, encoded by the coding sequence ATGGGATCGACGCCGAGATCCGGGGGGTCCGAGCAAGGGCGGCGGGCGCCCTCACGGAAGCGTGCGGATGCCCGGCGCAACGAGCAGGCATTGCTCGAGGCGGCCGCCGCAGCCTTCGTCGAGTCCGGTGTGGAGGCGCCGGTACGCGAGATCGCCGATCGCGCCGGAGTCGGGATGGGCACGATCTATCGGCATTTCCCCACCCGGGCGGATCTTGTGATCGCGGTCTATCAGCACCAGGTCGAAGCCTGCGCGCACGCCGGACCCACCCTCATGGCGACCGCGACCAGTCCGTATCGCGCACTCACGGAATGGGTCGAACTCTTCGTCGACTTCCTGACCACCAAGCACGGCCTCGCCGCCGCCCTGCGCTCCGACATCGCACGTTTCCAGACCCTGCACACGTACTTCTTGGACCGGCTACTCCCCGTCTGTGGCGAGCTGCTCGATTCCGCCGCGGCCGCGGGCGAGATCCGCACCGACATCACCGCGCTCGAATTCCTTCGCGGCATCGGCAACCTGTGCATCGGCGGCGACGAGAACTACGATGCCCGCCGACTCGTCGCATTGCTCGTCGCGGGGCTTCACACCGCCCGCTGA